The following proteins are co-located in the Rippkaea orientalis PCC 8801 genome:
- a CDS encoding glutamyl-tRNA reductase yields the protein MNIAVVGLSHKTAPVEVREKLSIQEAKLEEALTHLRGYPHIEEVAIISTCNRLEIYAVVSDTEKGVVEITQFLSETGHLPLNYLRRYLFTLLHQDAVRHLLRVAAGLESLVLGEGQILAQVKTTHKLGQKYKGIGRLLDRLFKQAITAGKRVRSETNIGTGAVSISSAAVELAQTKAEDLANRRISIIGAGKMARLLVQHLLSKGATDITIVNRSHHRAQELAAQFPQASLNLQLLPEMMQVVASSHIVFTSTAATEPILHRENLTAALDPNHALMLFDISVPRNVASDVHGMEGIESYNVDDLKAVVAQNYESRRQMAQEAEGLLEEEVEAFDLWWRSLETVPTISCLRTKVETIREQELEKALSRLGTEFAEKHQEVIEALTRGIVNKILHEPMVQLRAQQDIEARKRCLESLKMLFDLEIEEQFG from the coding sequence ATGAATATTGCCGTTGTGGGTCTGAGCCATAAAACAGCCCCTGTTGAAGTCCGCGAAAAGTTGAGCATTCAAGAAGCAAAACTCGAAGAAGCCCTAACCCATCTGCGGGGCTATCCCCATATCGAAGAAGTGGCTATCATTAGCACCTGTAACCGTCTCGAAATTTACGCGGTGGTTAGCGATACGGAAAAAGGGGTAGTAGAAATCACTCAATTTCTTTCAGAAACTGGCCATCTTCCCCTTAATTACTTGCGCCGCTATCTGTTTACGCTACTGCATCAGGATGCGGTACGTCATCTATTGCGGGTTGCTGCGGGGTTAGAAAGTCTGGTTTTAGGAGAAGGGCAAATTCTAGCACAGGTGAAAACAACCCACAAATTAGGGCAAAAATACAAGGGTATTGGACGACTGCTTGATCGCCTCTTTAAACAAGCTATTACGGCCGGAAAGCGAGTTCGTAGTGAAACGAACATCGGAACGGGGGCGGTTTCCATCAGTTCGGCAGCAGTGGAATTAGCCCAAACTAAGGCGGAAGACTTAGCGAATCGTCGTATTAGTATTATTGGGGCGGGTAAAATGGCTCGTCTGTTGGTGCAGCACTTATTATCAAAAGGGGCGACGGATATTACCATTGTTAACCGTTCCCACCATCGCGCCCAAGAATTAGCCGCTCAGTTCCCCCAAGCGTCCTTAAACTTGCAATTGCTCCCCGAAATGATGCAAGTGGTGGCTAGTTCTCATATTGTCTTTACCAGTACGGCAGCCACAGAACCTATTTTGCACCGCGAAAACCTGACGGCAGCCTTAGATCCTAATCATGCTTTGATGTTGTTTGATATTTCGGTACCGCGTAATGTGGCTTCGGATGTTCATGGGATGGAGGGTATTGAGTCCTATAATGTGGATGATTTAAAAGCCGTTGTTGCCCAAAATTATGAAAGTCGTCGTCAAATGGCGCAGGAAGCGGAGGGGTTGTTAGAGGAAGAGGTGGAAGCGTTTGATCTGTGGTGGCGATCGCTTGAAACCGTCCCGACAATTAGTTGTTTGCGGACTAAGGTAGAAACCATTCGAGAACAGGAGTTAGAAAAAGCTCTCTCGCGTTTGGGAACTGAATTTGCTGAGAAACACCAGGAAGTGATTGAAGCATTAACCAGGGGTATTGTTAATAAGATTCTTCATGAACCGATGGTACAATTACGGGCGCAACAAGATATTGAAGCCCGAAAACGCTGTCTTGAGTCCCTAAAAATGTTGTTTGATTTAGAAATAGAAGAACAGTTTGGGTAA